A window from Rhea pennata isolate bPtePen1 chromosome 1, bPtePen1.pri, whole genome shotgun sequence encodes these proteins:
- the CLCN4 gene encoding H(+)/Cl(-) exchange transporter 4, with translation MVNAGDMNGSGNLMDFLDEPFPDVGTYEDFHTIDWLREKSRDTDRHRKITSKSKESIWEFIKSLLDAWSGWVVMLLIGLLAGTLAGVIDLAVDWMTDLKEGVCLSAFWYSHEQCCWTSNETTFDDRDKCPQWQKWSELLVNQSEGASAYILNYFLYIMWALCFAFLAVSLVRVFAPYACGSGIPEIKTILSGFIIRGYLGKWTLLIKTVTLVLVVSSGLSLGKEGPLVHVACCCGNFFSSLFSKYSKNEGKRREVLSAAAAAGVSVAFGAPIGGVLFSLEEVSYYFPLKTLWRSFFAALVAAFTLRSINPFGNSRLVLFYVEYHTPWYMAELFPFILLGVFGGLWGTLFIRCNIAWCRRRKTTRLGKYPVLEVIVITAITAIIAYPNPYTRRSTSELISELFNDCGALESSQLCDYINDPNMTRPVDDIPDRPAGPGVYTAMWQLALALVFKIVITIFTFGMKIPSGLFIPSMAVGAMAGRMVGIGVEQLAYHHHDWIIFRNWCRPGADCVTPGLYAMVGAAACLGGVTRMTVSLVVIMFELTGGLEYIVPLMAAAVTSKWVADAFGKEGIYEAHIHLNGYPFLDVKDEFTHRTLATDVMRPRRGEAPLSVLTQDSMTVEDVETLIKETDYNGFPVVVSKDSERLIGFAQRRELILAIKNARQRQDGVVSNSIVYFTEDPPELPPNSPHPLKLRRILNLSPFTVTDHTPMETVVDIFRKLGLRQCLVTRSGRLLGIITKKDVLRHMAQMANQDPESIMFN, from the exons ATGGTTAATGCAGGAGACATGAATGGTTCTGGCAACCTGATGGATTTTTTGGATGAGCCTTTCCCTGACGTTGGGACTTACGAAGATTTCCACACCATTGACTGGCTGCGAGAGAAATCACGTGACACTGACAGGCACAGAAAG ATTACAAGCAAAAGTAAGGAATCCATATGGGAATTCATCAAGAGTTTGCTGGACGCTTGGTCAGGATGGGTTGTAATGCTTCTCATAGGACTACTGGCAG gcaCATTGGCTGGAGTGATAGATTTAGCTGTGGATTGGATGACAGACCTGAAGGAGGGTGTCTGCTTATCTGCATTCTGGTACAGCCACGAGCAGTGCTGCTGGACGTCTAATGAAACTACATTTGATGACAGGGACAAATGTCCCCAGTGGCAGAAATGGTCTGAACTTCTTGTAAACCAGTCTGAG GGTGCAAGTGCTTACATTCTAAACTATTTTCTATACATTATGTGGGCTCtatgttttgctttcctggCAGTCTCTCTGGTCAGAGTGTTTGCTCCCTATGCTTGTGGCTCTGGAATCCCAGAG ATAAAAACCATCTTGAGTGGGTTCATTATTAGGGGCTACCTGGGAAAGTGGACACTTTTAATCAAAACAGTCACCTTGGTTCTGGTGGTATCTTCAGGCCTCAGCCTTGGGAAAGAAGGGCCGTTAGTTCACGTGGCCTGTTGCTGTGGAAACTTCTTCAGCAGCCTTTTCTCAAAGTACAGCAAgaatgaaggaaagagaagagag gtgctttcagctgcagcagctgcaggagttTCTGTTGCCTTTGGAGCTCCAATTGGAGGTGTACTTTTTAGTTTGGAAGAG GTCAGTTATTACTTTCCACTGAAAACCCTCTGGAGGTcattttttgctgctcttgtgGCTGCCTTCACGCTGAGATCCATCAATCCTTTTGGAAACAGCCGACTGGTCCTTTTCTACGTGGAGTATCATACCCCCTGGTACATGGCGGAgcttttccctttcattctGCTCGGCGTCTTCGGTGGTCTCTGGGGGACCCTGTTTATCCGGTGCAACATTGCCTGGTGCAGGAGGCGAAAAACCACCAGGCTTGGGAAATACCCAGTCCTGGAGGTTATCGTGATAACTGCTATTACTGCCATTATTGCCTACCCTAACCCGTACACCCGGAGGAGCACCAGCGAGCTGATCTCAGAGCTCTTCAACGACTGCGGCGCCCTGGAGTCCTCGCAGCTCTGTGACTATATCAATGACCCAAACATGACCCGGCCTGTGGATGACATTCCTGACAGACCTGCTGGCCCTGGAGTCTACACGGCGATGTGGCAGCTCGCCTTGGCTTTGGTGTTTAAAATTGTCATCACGATATTTACTTTCGGCATGAAG ATCCCTTCAGGCCTTTTCATTCCCAGTATGGCTGTTGGAGCCATGGCTGGCAGGATGGTGGGGATCGGAGTAGAGCAGCTGGCCTATCACCATCATGACTGGATCATCTTCAGGAACTGGTGCAGACCTGGGGCAGACTGCGTCACACCGGGACTTTACGCTATGGTGGGAGCGGCAGCTTGCCTAG GTGGTGTTACCCGAATGACTGTCTCGCTGGTGGTGATTATGTTTGAGCTAACTGGAGGCCTGGAGTACATCGTACCTCTTATGGCTGCAGCTGTCACAAGCAAGTGGGTGGCAGATGCCTTTGGGAAAGAAGGGATCTACGAGGCTCACATTCACCTGAACGGTTACCCATTTCTGGACGTGAAGGATGAATTCACTCACCGAACCCTGGCAACGGATGTTATGAGGCCAAGGCGTGGTGAAGCTCCTCTCTCTGTTCTGACACAGGACAGCATGACTGTGGAGGATGTCGAGACATTAATCAAGGAGACTGACTACAACGGTTTTCCAGTAGTGGTTTCTAAAGACTCGGAGAGGCTTATCGGATTTGCACAGAGACGAGAACTGATTCTTGCGATAA AGAATGCAAGACAGCGGCAGGATGGGGTAGTGAGCAACTCCATCGTGTATTTCACTGAAGATCCCCCAGAGCTGCCACCCAATAGTCCCCATCCACTGAAGCTGCGGCGTATTCTCAACTTGAGCCCTTTCACTGTCACTGACCACACACCAATGGAGACAGTGGTAGATATCTTCCGGAAACTTGGACTCCGACAGTGTCTTGTCACTCGCAGTGG